The Natranaeroarchaeum aerophilus DNA window TCCATAGCAGCGGTTATTCTGTGGTATTAACGTCGTCGTTTGGGTTGTATTGTTGTACCATCTTTTCTAACAACTTGTCGTAGGACTCGCCACCCCTCTTTTGAGCTTTGAGGAGCTTGCGTGTCTCGCGGGAACACGGAATTCGAGCCTCGTTTGATCTGGTCATGCCAATGCAATTTACCATAATGTAACATACTGGTAAAACTGTTTCGGACTAATTGAAAAAATAATTAGGCCATATATAACTAATACCTGATTTCGTGGAACTACAACCTTCTATCGGTTACCACGCGCTGGATTCAAAAACCGCCAAGCCACGACTCTAAGACGAAGTAGACTCCCTCTATGTACAACGAATAACAGTATAGCTAGTTTGAGCCAGATGCAACAGATGGGGCTAAGAGAAACCGTTTTATGATATCTTCCCCGTATATTAGGTAGAAACCAGTTAATGATTGACGAAGATAATCAGCCAGATACTAGTGAAGAGATTATGGGAGACCGGGGCAGGTATATCAATCCTCGTCTTTTTGATTTAGATCGGCCCAGAGGTATACTTTCAAAAACTGACCGGGAGTATCTTGTTGGCAATCGAGAATATGAGCACAAACAGTCGGAATTAAATAGAAAGCAAGAGATCCGAAAGCGTATAAAAAATGGACTGCAGGACTTTGAACTGTTAGAGAATTATCTTGATGTTGATCAAAGGGAAAAGGTGTTTGAGGACTTTGATGAGGATGAATTAGATCATTATGTCACGTCACTAATTTCGTATTTATATAAGAGTTCTGAGGGAGATGCCGAATGGTTGAAAGAAAATGTTAGGACAGGAGTCTTTAGGGGGATCGCTACCAATGAGAAGGGGGCTATGCTTGGAGATATAAAATCTGTCTCTGTTGACATCAATATCGAATATGAACCAGATGTTGCTCAGATATACAAAAAATTCACCCAGTCAAATGAGGAGCCACTGACACCAGAAGAGATTGGGCTTCTAGTCAGACATGGAAAACTTTCTGAAGCCGATATTGAAGAGCTGGACAGAAGTGACCCGATGGAAACCCCAGTAAAGCTTGAAAGAATGATGGAAATGAGGAAACAGATGATAAAGGAGTCGGACGAAATGGAGTTGATTGAAGAAGACTTACAAGACAAGAATAACCGAGAATAGTTCTAAATTTTACCTTTTCTCTTATTAGTTTGATTTTCTTGAAATTGTTGAATGGTTCATATTCATTCCCAATAATTTTGGATACAATGGGGGTACCACACCATCCCGCGATGGGGTCCGTAATTTGAGAACGATAATTCTGGGGATCGTCTCCTTAAAGTATCTCTCCGAGGGAAACGGAAAAGCGTCGTTTGTTCTGAATTTGGCAGATCTATCCGTGCAAGACTTAAAGAGCACGTTCAGCACAGCCGTCAAGGTCTATCACAGGTTGGGGACTTCAACAGAGCCAGGTTACACAACAATCGAAAGGGAATAGCAGTTACTTCTTGCTCTCGTCTTCTTCCTAGTCTTCCGACTCTTCATCATTATCGTTCATCTCGCCTTCACCATCATCAACAACCTCCTCATCCTCGTCACTACCATTGGCCATGACCTCATCCGAAACCATATCGAGCGTTGCCTGCTGCTCATCCGGAATATGATTCTCGTCAACGTCGTCCAAAACCTCCTCAACACGCTGATCACGAACCGTCTGGATGATGCTTAACACCTCTGAGATATGATCTCGGGAGAACTCGTACGTCAAGTCCTCAACGTGATCGCAAGCATCGATTTCAGTCAGATAGTATAGTACTCGGTTCACTCGTGTCGGGGGAACGTTGAATGTTGGCGCAAAGTGATCGCGAATTTGGTTTACGTTTACCCTCACCGAATTATCGTAGCCAACTGCCTGTTCACCCCAAATCCCACAGATTGCAACGGCTAGAATTTCCTTTTCCATCTGCTCAGTCAAAACAAACTCTTCCTTGGGGTTCACGGGAAGCTCAATGCCGTCCTCAAATCGGTGTTGCAGACGCCCGGACTCGAACTCTCCAGCAACACGACGCAGCGTGCCACCGAAGTCCTGTGTCAGAACCGCCGCTTCCTGCTCTAGCCGTTCGAGTTGTTCCTGGCAATTATCCCACTCGTTTCGGCACTGCTCAACCCACTCTTCGTCGATATCGTGATAGACGATACAGCGATCAATGGTCTGCACTTCTCCGTTGTACGGAGTTTTGTCTTGTACTTCCGCCGCTTCCAGTTCCTCTTCAACCCCATCAATAGAGAGTTGGTTGCAGTGCTCCATCTGGCCAATATCTCGTTCGCGAATATTGTCCCCTGATTTCACCTCTACGAGCAAGCACGTGTCCCCGTCGTACAGTACAAAGTCAGGTCTAGCCACAACACCAGCGTACGGATCATTGATCTCTCCGAACTTGATAGGGACACGCCATCCATGGTCAGCGAGGCAGGGGGACGCGCGAGCTGTCAGAGCACTGTAGAATAGATTGTAGGTTTGCTTCTCTCTCAGTTGCCGATCCACTTCTGGCGATCCCGACATTTATATTACGATGAGGCAACCGGATTCCCGACTTTATTTTGAGAGTACGTCGAGTCGTACTCGAAGATTTCCTGCACGATATCTCTCAGACTCATCGAAGTCGCTGTCTCACGCGGATATACGATTATGTTCGGTCCTTCAACAGCAAGATCGAATATCTCGTCGTGGTGTGTGTCGTAAACCCTAAGCGTATCTCGCTCTCGCTCTCCGAACCGGTACTGGTTCCCGTTCAGAACATTGTCCTTGAGTTCCTCAATCAACGACTCGTTAGACTCGGCGTCCCGATCTGGGTTAGTCAACTCAATCGCAGTAAACCCGTCTACGGAAAATCCTGTATCAGTACTCCTGTGTGTTGGCGCATGTTCGACCTCAAAACTGGCCTTGTCCAGATCTTGGTACTCCTCAGAGACACTCAGAAGCGTTTCCACAGCTTTGTCTTGCGATCCTCGCACCACAGACTGCAAGGAGAGACGTCCCTCATTAGTACTCGATCCTTGGATAGCCGCGGTTGGACTATTCGTCTGATCGAACTCAATCCGGGTTGGCTTCGCATCGAAGACCTCCTCGGCCTTCTCAAGATCTTCTTTGCGCCCCCCATGGAACCGGAGGGTCGCTTTACGCTCAGCGTATGGAGCGTGATATTTTGCTGTAAATCCGGAGACGTAGGAGTCTTGAATAACATTATCATCGGTAACTGCATCCAAGTAATCTGACGAGAGATACAGACGTTCGACCTGTGGGAGGTACTTGATTAGCTTCTCTATCGTCTTCTTACGCCACTTCTGTCGCACAGTCGTGAGCACCCAAATGTACTCGCCATGGGCGATCCACACAGATTCATCTGTGCGTGACTTTTTCGGAACGGTGACTCCGACAATTGCTGTATCGTCACCGAGCGTCTCCTCTGAGAATGTGTACTTCTCGACGAATTTTTTAGCGTGCCCGCGAACCCGTTTACTTTGGGTGATGTGGTTGATGTAGTCGTCGAGTGATCCTACTTCCATCCCCTGATTGTCCAACAAATAGAGATTAAGATCGGTAGAACTCCCACTCCGGTGTTCCTTGTCCTCGTTGTCTTCTTTCGAGGTGGCAACGTGTTCGATGAACTCACGGAGGATCTCCCGTTTGCTCATATCTCGGTACCGGTCGGGATCCAGATTCATAGAGGGGTGTGTTATTGGATATTTCTGATTCCGTCTTTTTACATCTGGGGGTTTTTGGTTCTCCTCAAATAAATGTATGTGAAACACGTACATAGTGGTCAGCCTCACACTGAAAGTGGAATCGAGATGTCTATGTTCACTCGTTGTCTCGTAGTTCTTCCGTAAACGGGTATCGACTAGCCACTGATAACCCCGTCTTCGTATTCGGGCTCTTCCGGCCATCCGCGTGTGGTGACGCTAGTAACTGTTTCGCCAGACAGGCACGTATTTGTAAACTAATTCTGATCGGGTTATTCCATAATCCGATTACAAACAGCCCTCTGATCCACCAATCTCGGTGAGACCACCCGAGAAGAAGCAAAGTTATAATCGGATACGCAGTGATTTCCGATTATGGTTCGTGTGGACGATAGCAACGACGTGACGAAGTGCTGGCTTTCCCCGGACAAATTAGAGCAGCTGGAGCGAACAGCTGGGGAAGACGGCTGGACCCGTGAGGTGGCTGTCCAACTAATGGGCCGGTGCGGGCTTCGAGCGTCAGAGGTGAGCTACCCGAGCGACAGTAACCTCCGATACTCCGACGACGGCGACATCTGGCTCTTCGAGGTTCAGGGAAAGAATACGAAAGGTGGAGCAAAGAAAACGCGCGATGCGTGGATGCCCGACGACGTTGCCGATGATATCCACAAATTCAGCCGTGAGCGTGGTCTCAGCCCGTCCGAGCCGTGGGTCGACGCCAGCACCCCGTCCGTCCGTCGTTGGGTGAAAGAAGCCGCTCACGCCATCGCAGAGCAAACAGGGGAGCAACGGTGGCAATCAGTCTCTTCGCACGATCTTCGTCGCTCCTGGGCGACCTATCATCTCGTAGAGCGCCAGGTCGATGTCCGGACTATGATGAGCATCGGCGGTTGGTCTGACTACTCCGCCGTCGAGCCCTACCTTGCAGAGCCAACCGAGTCGCGTATTGGGGAGGCTATGCAGGTATAGCGGGAAGCCATCCGTAGCAAGCACGTCGTGAATTGGATTAGATCGGCTCTGTTGAGATCATATTCACCCTATAAATACAGAGATCTGTCCGGCCTACTAATCGGCTGTTCACTCTAGATTTTCCAGGATTTGGAGGAACCGGAATGCGGGGGAGCCATAATTACTGGTGTCATCCTTTGCTTTGTCTCGTAAATCCTCGATCCGATCGGAGTATTTGGCGTTGGTAATGAGTTCCAGCTGTTCACCAGTTTCATCCTCAAATTCATCTTCAAGCTTCTCAAGTCCTTGGATGAGATATCCGTGATTTTGACTGCCTGTCACCACTGGTGCCCAGAACTGGAACGAATACTCAGCGTTGGGAAAGGTCTCGTCAACGTACTGATGGGCATCTATGAATTTTCGCCATAGCGTCTCTAAGGAGTAGTGGTAGGAACTGGTGTTTGAATAGTCCATCCACCAACCTTCCTTATCATCTGGCGTGCCAGAGTACAGACTGCCGCCTAGATGGGTTACAACCTCGCAGACGTAGATGTGCTGTTTATTGTTTTCACTATCGTTTTTTATTGCGAGAACATCAGTCTCCATCTGGTTTCCTGGTTCTGCCGAGCGATTGTTATAATTTACAAGCTCACATTCGTTGAGGAGCTGGTGATATGCGCCAACAAGTAATTCTCCCCAGCTAGCATTTCCGGGCATGGACATGAACACTGCCTCACACGTAATAATTCATTCTCCACCCATGCCTGTGGAACTTGTTTAAAACATCTGTGCGCTGTATTCAGCACGGTCCTCTGGAGCGATCGCTACTCGACATTTCTACAGGACCACTAGTTCACCACCAGAGTTTTCAAGTTATTCCTATTAGGAATAGTATGCCTAATAGGAAAGAGTCTATTTCGATCGAACTGGAGTATCCGTTCCCGAATGAGCGGGTATTCCGGTATCAGGCGATGCAGGACATTCTCGATATCCTGATCGACCAACCGTATACTGCGTACTCGATAAGTGAACTCGCAACCCTCACGGAAGCCAATCAGGGCACGATCTCCAAGGCAGTCGGACTGCTTGGCGAACTCGACGCCGTGCAGATTGCACAGGACGGTCGAGCTCAACAGGTGCAGATCAATCGCGAGCGGCTCACGAAGCCAGAGCCAGTACTCGCCATTCCCCAGACGGAGTTCCACCAACCAATTCGGGCGTTCCTGCACCGACTCAAGGAAGAGGTGGAGGAGTTGGTCGGGGTCCTCCTCTTCGGTAGTGTCGCCCGGGGTGATGCCGACAGGACCAGCGACATCGATCTCCTGGTGGTCGTCGACGGCGACAAGACGGAGGCCAGGCGCACGGTCCAGTCGATCGTCGCCGACCTAGAGGACCGGAAGTTCGAGGGGAACAGGTACACGTTCCAGCCGCTCGTCGAATCGACAGACAGCGCCCGGCGAATAGGTGGGCAGCTACGGGCGCAGTTCGACGACGGGATCACGTTGGTCGAGTCCGACCAACTCACCGAGCTCCGGGCGGAGGTGTACGCCGATGGTGAATGACGAGATTCGCGACCAATTGATTGCCGCTGAACGAACGTTCGAGGGGAGCCCGGGAACGATTGAGGAAGGATTGGATGTAGATGACGCGGAGTTGGTCCAACTTCGTCGCGCTTGCCGACTGTTAGAAGTCGGATCGACATTGCTCGACCAGGGGTACTACACCGTTGTAATCGAGTCGGCATTTGTCGCGATCGAGCGAACCATCCAGTTTCGGCTGATCCACGACGGGGCGATGTCCCCCGAGGAAGTCATTAGCAGCCACCGGCGGCTATACCAGCGCGGGGCCGAGATAGGCCTGTACGACGACGCGTTCGGGGATGATCTCGCCGAGCTGTGGAATCGGAACCGAACGAAGACCTATTACCGGCTCGGCATTGCGACGAAAGAGCAAGCCGAGGCGATGCACCGACTCGCCGCCGACGTCCACCGGCACCTCGTCGACATGAGCCGGGTGTCTCACGAGTGTCTCTGTCGGGAATGACCTGAACCCCCTCGGCGAATAGGTAGGGACCGGGTCCTGGAACCCGGTAAGTTGGTCGGGGGTGCATGGAGTTCGTCAGTGGGGAATGCTTGCCGACGGAAGTGTGATCCGAGCTATCCGTAGAATCGACATTTCGGCCGGACGGAACGTCGAAATTCGGTTTAGGAACACGAGTGAGATGGCCGGGAGCACGGCGGGCTTTCCCGGCTTGTCAGGGCGAATTAGCCGAGGGTATCGGAAAAGTGTGTATTTCTAACAACGACTCAGTGGAAACCTGAGCAAGGCGATCCCAGTCCGTCGGCAGAACCGTCTTTTTCGCCGGTCGAAACCGTCATATTCGGATTATACAACAGTAGCGAATTACCACCTATTGTCCGGTCGAATTGGTCGGGGGGAGCAGGGAGTTCGTCAGTGGGGAATACTTGACGAGGGAGTGATATCCGGACTATCCGCAGAACCGGGATCTCGGCCGGGCGGAACGTCGAAATTCGGTCTAAGAACACAAGTCCAATGGCCGGGGCATGGGTTGGCCATTCCCGGCCCGTCGGGATGAAATAGTCGGGGTCTCAGAGAACTGGCTATTCCTAACAGGAATTAGCAGAGAGCGGAGAGAACCAATACCAGTCTGTCGGCAGAATCGTCTTTCTCGCCTGGCGAAACCGCCGTATTCGACTTATACAAGAGTACCGATCCACCACCTACTGAATCGGATCGAATGGTCGGACGAGTCCCGGCGAGGCCGGGGGTTACTCGGGGATACACGGATATGAGTCGAAACCGGCTTTCGGTATCAAATACTGTTGGTCCATCTATCGCTTAAACCGTCTTTCTGTCCGGGCGAAACGTCGGAATTCGGTTCCGAGGTGTCTGAGACAACTACGTTCCGCGTCGCCGGGTTGGTCCGGGAGTTGGCCGGGGGAGCTGGTCAGTTAGTAGGGGGTTCCAAGGGAACGATAGAGCAGGGGCCGACACAGACGAGGGAGACCGGCCGCCCCGACCTATTTTTTGTCCGGGGATTGCACGATCTCCCCGACCGACCGGACGAGTTGGACGGCGTTCTCGTAGCTCGTCACGATCCGATATCCCTCTTCGGCCTGTTCGACGACTCCAATACTCGGGTGGCTCAAGAATTGGAGCGCACTCTTGACATCCCGTTCACTGGGGACTTCGTCCGAGTTCTGCATACCGACGACGATCCACCGGACATCGGCGGCGGTCTCGACCGGACCGTCCGCCCGTTCGAGGGCCAGGATGACTGCCAGCAGCGTCTCACCGGCGTCAACCCGGTCCTGGATGCTCTCGTCGAGAAGGTCCAGCCGATCGTCCTGGAAGGTCCCCGGTCGGGTCAGCGGCTCCAAGATTTCCTCGGGGGGAATGGCGTATTGACTCTGTAGACCCAGCCGTTTATGTAAGATGAGGTATTTGATAATGTTAACACATGGACATAATTCGTGATGATTTAGGCCAACACAATAGCTATGTGTTTTCTCACGTCAAAGAACCGGAGGCTGAATCAACCTTGGGAGAGCTCCGTTTTGATAATCTCCCGGATCCCCTGGAAATTAATTCACCCCCATTCTGTACTATTGAACAAGTCGACAATCAAGAAGGGAAAATAACAATCAAGCTTGAGAAAGGCGGCAAAATGCGTGGGAATATATCTATACAAACAATTGGGAAGTCGTATCATATATCGCTTTTTTCGGCTCCAGCATATTTTGCAGTGATTTCTGCTATTGATGGACGTGGTGAACAAGCAATTGATGTACTCAACCGATATTACGGCGATTCTCGACTAGAGTGGGAATTTCGGACAGCTTGTAGAGCTACTCTTCAGTACGAGGCTTTTATAACAACTATGGATGAACTTGCAGAATATTCTGGACAGTTTGAGAATGTAATGTATCGTTCGGCCACTGGTTATTTCGCAAAGCGCATTGATGATCGTGGTCCGCAAGGCATCAATTCGTATCAGATGCTAAAGGACCGTGTAGATCAGTGGAACCGTGCCGAGAATCTAACACAGATCTCAATTAATGATATTCTCGCAGAGTATCTGGGCCGAGGTTGGATTCATAACTATCTCACAAATGAACGAGAGAGATTACAAGATATAGGATTTAACCCAACTAGCTACGACCCATCTTGGAACACAATCGTTCCTGCAAGCTGGATTGCTCATCTTCTATTAACTGAAGGAGAAGACGCTGCAAGAGACTATATCAAGAACCGTCTAGTTCCTCATGAGACATCTTACGGAAAGCTAAGCGAGAAGGCAAATAATGCCAATGAGGATCGATGGAAATCCTGGGGGGATGTAGTAGCAGTTACAGGTAGTGAAGCTGAAGAGAACTTTCACTATGCCACTTACCAGTACCTGAGATTTGCTGGTACGGATTATCATGGAAATGCAAAAATCAATCCAATGCTGTACTCGGCGGCTACAACACTTACTGGCCCGCTGCCGGAATTCTTTCACCAAAGAATAAGATTTGAGGAGCAGATTTCGTTAGGACATGAATACAGACGAGATAAAAATTGGCAAGCAGCACAAGAAGCGTTCCAAAATGCAAAAGTGATTGCTACTGGAGAGTCAGTTGGTAGTTATGACTTTGATCGGCGGAAAGTGGCGCAAGCAAAAAAGAGTCTTGGTCATATTGAGGCAACAGTCTTAGCTATAGACAATGATATCGAAGCTGCCATAGAGAAGTATCAGACAACTATATCAGATCTCCGACGGCTCGAAAATGATCCCGATGTCCGCGTTCAACAGTACATCGACTTCCTTGAACAAGAAAGAGATAGTATGCTGTAGAAGTATCAGTTTCTGACTAGTCGAAGTAAAGACTATACCCCTCCAGTGATTCGTGAAGTCCATACCTGATGACGCAGAAACAAGTCGGGCGAAACACCGGCAACTCCGGTCGGATCAACGTCTCAGGGTCCGAGTTGGACAAACTCGGAGTAGATATCGGCGACGCGGTCGACGTTGACGTCGTCGACGCCAAGACGATCGCCCACGCGCTCATCGACAGCAAAGAGTCCGAAGAGTTTCTCATCGTTACCCCTGCCTAACGCATGCAAACAGCACTCAACTATCGTACGAACCGCGATCTGTTTTCCAATCACTACCTCGACAAGCATCTCCCCGAGACCGAAGAGTGGGACGAGGTCAGCGACGACGAGCTCCAGGAGGCGTACGACGACATCATGGACCTCTGGGAGCGGGAGAAGGATACAGCACCGAAGCGAAACGAGTCCCAGCTCGAAGAGAAGTTCATCCGGCCGATGTTCCGGAAGCTGGGGATTCCCTTCGAGGTCGAAGAAAGCACAAGTCGGACCCAGCGCCGACCCGACTACGGCTTTTTCGAGTCCGACGACGCAGCCCGTGACGCGTTCGAGCGCCGGGAGGAAGGCGGCGACTTCTACAAGAACTCGGTCGCCGTCGCCGACGCCAAGCGGTGGGGCCGCCCGCTCGACACCCGCGGGAGCGGTGAGCACGAGCGCGACTTCGAGAACCCGAGCTACCAGATTCACGTCTACCTGCAGGAGACGCCCGCCCGGTGGGCCGTCCTGACCGACGGGAAGAGGTGGCGGCTCTACTACGGTCCGACGAGCCACCGGCTGGACTCCTACTACGAGATCGACTTGCCGACTGTGCTGGAGAAGGGCGATCTGGAGGACTTCAAGTACTTCTACCTCTTCTTCCGCCACGGCGCGTTTCTCGAAGACGCTGGCGGCGATAGCTTCCTCGACGACGTTTACGATGAGTCCAACGTCTTCGCCCAGGAGCTGGGGGAGGACCTCCAAGACAATATCTACGAGGCGATAAAAGTCCTTGCTGAGGGGTTTCTGCAGTATCCTGACAACGACCTCGACGAGGAGACCCTGGTCGAGCAGGACGTCCTCCCCGACAGCTACGCGGAGTTCGAGGAGGCCCGGCTCGATCTCATCCACGACTCCTCGCTCATCTACCTGTACCGGCTCATCTTCGTCCTGTACGCCGAGGCAGAGGGTCGTGAGCTACTCGACACCAATAACGAAATATACGAGCAGAGATACAGCCTGAACTCGCTCAAGCAGGAAGTCGCCGAAGAACTCGACAGCGCGGATCCCACGTATCGCGCCTGGCAGGACGACCTCCAGTCCAGCCTTGACGGGCTGTTTACCCTCATCGACCAAGGGAGCAAGTCCCGAGGTATTCCGGAGAAGGACCTCTACATTCCGGCTTACAACGGTGGGCTGTTCCGCACCGACCCCGACGAGGACGACAGCCGGGAGGCACAGTTCCTTGCCGACTATCAAGTCGGCGACGCCTATCTCGCGCGAGTCATTGAGCTGTTGACCCGGAGCCAGAATGCGAACGCTGAGGGGAAAATCTTCGTCGACTACTCCTCGCTAGATGTCCGTCACCTAGGCAGCATCTACGAGGGACTGCTTGAGTACCAGCTCAACGTCGCAAACGATCCGCTGGCGCTCGACGACGGCGAGTACGTGGAAGCCGAAGAGGGGGATGAGATTGTCGTCCACAAGGATGATGTGTACCTCACCACCGGGAGCGGGGAGCGAAAGGCAACCGGTTCGTACTACACTCCCGAGTATGTAGTCGAGTATATCGTCGATGAGACACTCGGGCCGGTCGTCGATGAGATCCGCGAGGATCTCGTTGGCTATGATTCATACAGTGAGGGCGGTTTTGCAACGGAATTCGCAGACCGCATCTTCGAGCTGAAAATTCTCGACCCGGCGATGGGCAGCGGTCACTTTCTCACAAGTGTGGTCGACTACCTTGCTCGCGAAATCATCGACGCTCAAGAGAAGCAGGCCGCGCAGGAGGGCATCGAGACAGTCGATGAGCACCGGGACATCAACTGGGCCCGCCGGCAGGTCGCCCAGCGGTGCATCTACGGCGTGGACCTGAATCCGCTGGCGGTCGAACTGGCGAAGGTGTCGCTGTGGCTTCGGACGCTCGCGGCCGAGCAACCGCTGGCCTTCCTCGATCACCATCTGAAGACGGGGAACTCGCTGGTAGGAAGTGATATTGAGACGGTACTGGACAACGGTGACTCCGACACCGGAACTGAGAAGGGTCAGTTGACGCTGCAAGAGTCGTTCGACCGAACCCGTCGGCAGGCACTCGAACATGTCACCGATCGGTTCGAGAACCTGCTCGCAATCGACAATGAGACACTGGACGATATCAAAGAGATGGAAGCAGTCTACGAGGATGTACGCGACGACCCACTATATCTGCATCTCATAGCCATGGCAAACGTCCACACCGCCGAACAGTTCGGCCTTGATATTCCAGCCGACGCCTACGAGCGCATGGCTGAGGCCCTACGGGGCGATTCGTGGAATGAAGTCGAAGGTCTAGACTGGTACCGCTCTGCGCAGACAATGGCAGAGGATCAGCGATTCTTCCACTGGGAACTAGAGTTCCCAATTGCCTTTTATGAACAAGACGGCGAACGGAAAGAAAATAGTGGATTCGATGCAGTGATTGGTAATCCACCATATGGGGCTGAATTTTCGGATTCGCAGGAAACATATCTTCGAGATCGGTATCCTAATCAGGACTATCAATTAGATACCTACTTATTGTTTATAGAACAAGGATTAAATCTTAATCGTAGTAGGGGCAGATTCGGAATGATTGTGCCAAATACATGGCTTTCGAATCTGCAACTACAGAGCATTAGAAAACTACTTTTTACAGAGAAGACAATCCGAAAGATCCGATACTATCAGAAGCCTGTCTTTGAGAATGTTACAGTTGATACACTTGTACTAATCGCTCAAAACAAGACATTCAACAAAGATTCCAAAATAAAAATTGAGTTAGTTGATGACAAGTCAGAAGAGTATCAAATTCCACAGGAACGTTGGTCTGATCGTGGTGGAGAGGCGGTCAATATTTTTGAACGACCAGAAATTATTGGCTTAAGCGATAAAATTCGCAACCAGCCACGATTAGATAAGTTTTGTAAGGTGACCCAAGGTACAAAACCGTTCCAAGTTGGAAAAGGAAGTCCAGAGCAGACGCAAGAAATTGTCAATAAAAAGCCATACGTATCAGATGAGCAAAAAACTGAACAGTTTCGGCCACTTCTAAGTGGAAAACATGTAAATCGTTACGTAATCAATTGGGATAGTAATTATTGGATTAAATTTGGGGATTGGTTAGCAGAGCCCCGCTATTCAGCTAATTATGATGTTTCTTCAAAAATCCTAATCCGACAGACTGCTGATTCACTTATTGCCACTCTTGATACAGATCAATTTATTGTCCGAGATAACCTCTATACTATAACGTGTGATTGTGATTTTGATCACAAATATCTCTTAGGGCTTCTAAATTCAAAATTACTTAATTGGTATTATCAGCAGGTTGTTAATCCAGAGAAAGGTGAAGCATTAGCTCAAGTTAAACGTGGACATGTTTCTCAGCTGCCGATCTGTCCAAGAAGTTCTATAGATTCTGAAATCAATATCAGCACCTTTAGTTCAGATAGTTTGTTTGAGGAAAATAATATAGATCTATATCAAGGTATCTGTAATGGTGTTCAACAGTTGCTTGAAATCAAGGATCAGAGACAATCTCTCAATCTTTCTTTACTTGACTATCTCGGTAATTACAAAAAGGGCCCCTCTCTTCCAGATGCTGGTCTCTTTCAGCCGACCGATTCAACTATACTTGATGCTACTACTACGGACTACGAGAAACTGCGTGTTGGAGATGTTATGACTGAACGCAGCGGTAACCGTGTCAGTATTCACGCGACAGCGCGTTACAAACCAATCGATGAAGATGAATACGAAACCGATCGCTGGGGGTACACTGAGACAGAGCAATACGAGGCATTCACCCTCACTAACCTCACTGACGAGGAGGCTACTCTGATTGAGGCTTTCGTTCCGGTTGCTGTTGAAAAGAGCGACGGCTTCGCAGGCTTCCGAGATAATGCGACGAAGAACATCTCTTTAACAGACCGGTTGAA harbors:
- a CDS encoding antitoxin; this encodes MPGNASWGELLVGAYHQLLNECELVNYNNRSAEPGNQMETDVLAIKNDSENNKQHIYVCEVVTHLGGSLYSGTPDDKEGWWMDYSNTSSYHYSLETLWRKFIDAHQYVDETFPNAEYSFQFWAPVVTGSQNHGYLIQGLEKLEDEFEDETGEQLELITNAKYSDRIEDLRDKAKDDTSNYGSPAFRFLQILENLE
- a CDS encoding site-specific integrase, with the protein product MVRVDDSNDVTKCWLSPDKLEQLERTAGEDGWTREVAVQLMGRCGLRASEVSYPSDSNLRYSDDGDIWLFEVQGKNTKGGAKKTRDAWMPDDVADDIHKFSRERGLSPSEPWVDASTPSVRRWVKEAAHAIAEQTGEQRWQSVSSHDLRRSWATYHLVERQVDVRTMMSIGGWSDYSAVEPYLAEPTESRIGEAMQV
- a CDS encoding Eco57I restriction-modification methylase domain-containing protein, whose translation is MQTALNYRTNRDLFSNHYLDKHLPETEEWDEVSDDELQEAYDDIMDLWEREKDTAPKRNESQLEEKFIRPMFRKLGIPFEVEESTSRTQRRPDYGFFESDDAARDAFERREEGGDFYKNSVAVADAKRWGRPLDTRGSGEHERDFENPSYQIHVYLQETPARWAVLTDGKRWRLYYGPTSHRLDSYYEIDLPTVLEKGDLEDFKYFYLFFRHGAFLEDAGGDSFLDDVYDESNVFAQELGEDLQDNIYEAIKVLAEGFLQYPDNDLDEETLVEQDVLPDSYAEFEEARLDLIHDSSLIYLYRLIFVLYAEAEGRELLDTNNEIYEQRYSLNSLKQEVAEELDSADPTYRAWQDDLQSSLDGLFTLIDQGSKSRGIPEKDLYIPAYNGGLFRTDPDEDDSREAQFLADYQVGDAYLARVIELLTRSQNANAEGKIFVDYSSLDVRHLGSIYEGLLEYQLNVANDPLALDDGEYVEAEEGDEIVVHKDDVYLTTGSGERKATGSYYTPEYVVEYIVDETLGPVVDEIREDLVGYDSYSEGGFATEFADRIFELKILDPAMGSGHFLTSVVDYLAREIIDAQEKQAAQEGIETVDEHRDINWARRQVAQRCIYGVDLNPLAVELAKVSLWLRTLAAEQPLAFLDHHLKTGNSLVGSDIETVLDNGDSDTGTEKGQLTLQESFDRTRRQALEHVTDRFENLLAIDNETLDDIKEMEAVYEDVRDDPLYLHLIAMANVHTAEQFGLDIPADAYERMAEALRGDSWNEVEGLDWYRSAQTMAEDQRFFHWELEFPIAFYEQDGERKENSGFDAVIGNPPYGAEFSDSQETYLRDRYPNQDYQLDTYLLFIEQGLNLNRSRGRFGMIVPNTWLSNLQLQSIRKLLFTEKTIRKIRYYQKPVFENVTVDTLVLIAQNKTFNKDSKIKIELVDDKSEEYQIPQERWSDRGGEAVNIFERPEIIGLSDKIRNQPRLDKFCKVTQGTKPFQVGKGSPEQTQEIVNKKPYVSDEQKTEQFRPLLSGKHVNRYVINWDSNYWIKFGDWLAEPRYSANYDVSSKILIRQTADSLIATLDTDQFIVRDNLYTITCDCDFDHKYLLGLLNSKLLNWYYQQVVNPEKGEALAQVKRGHVSQLPICPRSSIDSEINISTFSSDSLFEENNIDLYQGICNGVQQLLEIKDQRQSLNLSLLDYLGNYKKGPSLPDAGLFQPTDSTILDATTTDYEKLRVGDVMTERSGNRVSIHATARYKPIDEDEYETDRWGYTETEQYEAFTLTNLTDEEATLIEAFVPVAVEKSDGFAGFRDNATKNISLTDRLKTITLPDPNDVTDDLRRYTEVKEQAEDLDEKIEKINYFLNEIVYQIYDLTDDEIEIIESAFQDD
- a CDS encoding nucleotidyltransferase domain-containing protein; the protein is MQDILDILIDQPYTAYSISELATLTEANQGTISKAVGLLGELDAVQIAQDGRAQQVQINRERLTKPEPVLAIPQTEFHQPIRAFLHRLKEEVEELVGVLLFGSVARGDADRTSDIDLLVVVDGDKTEARRTVQSIVADLEDRKFEGNRYTFQPLVESTDSARRIGGQLRAQFDDGITLVESDQLTELRAEVYADGE